A single region of the Plasmodium reichenowi strain SY57 chromosome 9, whole genome shotgun sequence genome encodes:
- a CDS encoding CS domain protein, putative, with translation MFIWSMVINISILIYIQTLKCVMLRRKNTNKRLPSYNILFPSRDLKKKKYNSLSLGFIRNVFLLYDKKKRGNKSFQLFRGFGATCSYEWIECDENVEVKIRISPDINSDDIQYNIKSNYIYFKIRNKPKSLIEGKLKGSVDVNFSTWFLEKQKDCNILNIVLKKKSRGINEWVGVVEKENIVHVSYDNLSSSSTSSNISYMPSPTNNNNNNNENNNSSNSKNNNIGSNSYLSNALLYSQYFENATFNDIFDFLINWASKKSSSQKEFGIPILKLKTNVMKNEDSIEIILTGYDSLKWEAEDSLIFKLGNINKGVSLNIYRGNIASGLKGTYGSMISYLVQESEERIIRKLQHDIKGLYYLNPLTKNIQNCMHTQSPQSSYSYRTDEKDVKHISINEEDNQKVKDDSMNKNFTSDHNNKGNHEHKHHHHHHNNNNNNSNNRVEEIKKDSDQEDIIVKELQLSSTVKLSCEDKSKEPSFMKDWSEEKKIEFRRNSVLELKKNLELTQENKLSLRLEDYISHMKNSFDLTDEESKLVWQKGIKKTNEQKNREKFYRFTEIENLTEKIGMFNVDEEDIDNFSNMHYERIQEGAKRNSDTNYINSEDKDDTNSEDNNDDTNNQDNDDDTNNQDNDDDTNNQDNDDNTNNNNNNNNNNNDDQNSFYDVTPNITNSNNINQQFYNCLEKELLDTQNKKQKTLYEIYIQSNDKEKKEMREKWRVNEMRLNTLIDELKYLDDNIIPTVCNNYRDVLLSDEYPCLMKIRLNEKPPQNQEEKKILQIVNSFVMSLYDDIKILMEHEEKEHLKKIQLICEKVIQDEKGLNEFIESMKPLLDYSFLGYIKHAIQMEKKNIQAQKKDFRQHPSDWLIILMIIQKGIYTILEKDIWQDVINISAIICHDNPAVRKTILTTMIASMAKADWIFFKDIIKTLYKSVEEKKLTANHFPDFPHIPEAIFQLNYDIEQILPDWFIKEMLDEYDKSIVEQMKSKKPLFWKMKEIKWDPKFVNNFKMLQVQKYREYESYTKK, from the coding sequence atgtttatatggTCGATGGTCATTAATATTAGCAtactaatatatatacagaCACTCAAATGTGTTATGTTAAGAAGgaaaaatacaaataaaagattaccttcatataatatattatttccaAGTAGggatttaaaaaaaaaaaaatataactcTTTGTCACTAGGTTTTATAAGAaatgtttttcttttatatgataaaaagaaaagagGTAATAAATCATTTCAGCTGTTCAGAGGTTTTGGTGCTACATGTTCATATGAATGGATAGAATGTGATGAAAATGTGGAAGTTAAAATTAGGATATCCCCAGATATTAATTCTGACGATAttcaatataatattaagagtaattatatttatttcaagATAAGAAATAAACCAAAAAGCTTGATAGAAGGAAAATTAAAAGGAAGTGTTGATGTTAATTTTTCCACATGGTTTTtagaaaaacaaaaagattgtaatattttaaatatcgttttaaaaaaaaaaagtagaGGTATTAACGAATGGGTAGGAGTAGtagaaaaggaaaatattgTACATGTATCGTATGATaatttatcatcatcatcaaCAAGTTCaaatatatcttatatGCCATCACCcacaaataataataataataataatgagaataataatagtagtaataGTAAGAATAATAACATTGGTAGTAATAGTTATTTATCAAACGCATTATTATATAGTCAATATTTCGAGAACGCTACATTTAATGACATTTTTGattttcttattaattGGGCTAGTAAAAAATCAAGCAGTCAAAAAGAATTTGGTATCCCTATTcttaaattaaaaacaaatgttatgaaaaatgaagatTCTATAGAAATTATTCTAACAGGTTATGATAGCCTTAAATGGGAAGCAGAAGATagtttaatttttaaattaggaaatattaataaaggCGTGagtttaaatatatatagagGAAATATTGCTAGTGGTCTTAAAGGTACATATGGTAGTATGATTAGTTATCTTGTTCAAGAGAGTGAAGAAAGAATTATTAGAAAATTACAACATGATATAAAGGGTCTCTACTATCTTAATCCTTTgacaaaaaatatacaaaattgCATGCATACTCAATCACCACAAAGTAGTTATAGTTATAGAACTGACGAAAAAGATGTAAAACATATATCTATAAATGAAGAGGATAATCAAAAAGTAAAGGATGATAGTATGAATAAGAATTTTACATCtgatcataataataaaggaAACCATGAGCACAAACACCACCATCATCaccataataataacaataataatagtaataatcgtgtggaagaaataaaaaaagacaGTGATCAAGAAGATATAATTGTAAAAGAATTACAACTAAGTTCAACTGTCAAATTAAGCTGTGAAGATAAAAGTAAAGAACCAAGTTTTATGAAGGATTGGTcagaagaaaaaaaaattgaattCAGAAGAAATTCTGTTTTAGAATTGAAAAAGAATCTCGAATTAACTCAAGAAAATAAACTTTCTTTAAGGTTAGAAGATTATATTTCTCATATGAAAAATTCATTTGATCTAACAGATGAAGAATCCAAATTGGTGTGGCAGAAGGGTATAAAAAAGACTAATGAACAAAAGAATAGAGAAAAGTTTTACAGATTTACAGAAATTGAGAACCTAACCGAAAAAATTGGAATGTTTAATGTAGATGAAGAGGATATTGACAACTTTTCAAACATGCATTATGAAAGAATACAAGAAGGTGCGAAACGAAATAGTGatacaaattatataaatagtgAAGATAAAGATGATACAAATAGtgaagataataatgatgatacaaataatcaagataatgatgatgatacaaataatcaagataatgatgatgatacaaataatcaagataatgatgataatacaaataataataataataataataataataataatgatgatcAAAACAGTTTTTACGATGTTACACCTAATATTActaatagtaataatatcaaccaacaattttataattgtctagaaaaagaattattagATACACAAAATAAGAAACAAAAGACCTTATacgaaatatatatacaaagtaatgataaggaaaaaaaagaaatgagAGAAAAATGGAGAGTCAACGAAATGAGATTAAATACATTAATTGACGAACTTAAATATTtagatgataatataattcCAACTGtttgtaataattatcGAGATGTATTATTAAGTGATGAATATCCATGTTTAATGAAAATACgattaaatgaaaaaccTCCACAAAAtcaagaagaaaaaaaaattctgCAAATTGTTAATTCTTTTGTTATGAGTCtttatgatgatataaaaatattgatggaacatgaagaaaaagaacatttaaaaaaaatccAACTAATTTGTGAAAAAGTTATACAAGATGAAAAAGGACTTAATGAATTTATTGAATCTATGAAACCGTTATTAGATTATTCTTTTCTAGGATATATTAAACACGCAATAcaaatggaaaaaaaaaatattcaagctcaaaaaaaagattttAGACAACACCCATCTGATTGGTTAATCATATTAATGATTATACAAAAAGGTATATATACTATTCTAGAAAAAGACATATGGCAAGATGTTATTAATATCTCTGCAATCATATGTCATGATAATCCAGCTGTAAGAAAAACTATTCTTACTACTATGATAGCATCTATGGCAAAAGCAGATTGGATCTTCTTTAAGgatattattaaaactttatataaaagtgtggaagaaaaaaaactCACAGCTAATCATTTCCCAGATTTCCCACATATTCCTGAAGCCATATTTCAACTAAATTATGATATCGAACAAATTTTACCTGATTGGTTCATAAAAGAAATGTTAGATGAATATGATAAATCCATAGTAGAACAAATGAAGTCAAAAAAACCTCTCTTCTGGAAAATGAAGGAGATAAAATGGGACCCCAAATTTGTAAACAACTTTAAAATGTTGCAGGTACAAAAATATAGGGAATATGAAAGTTATACGAAAAAGTga
- a CDS encoding hypothetical protein (conserved Plasmodium protein, unknown function) — MNIFCFCLVISFLLFTKNNEIGSKLIHQPINVYYKDYTEGLTINQKDKLMEILLHNYDYESQDTPSSHDDHINIIDDKEKNIQAIMKDQEILNNKIKEELNKYIKRNKKMNVKYDHKSRDENINSNNKDEDMNNTNTFDVNTQIEVPINLVKEPIVLIKVPTIDLFDKIRIEEDILNLMDINEEDLFN; from the exons ATGAACATATTTTGTTTCTGTCTTGTTATATCCTTCTTATTATTCACCAAAAATAATGAGATAGGTTCTAAATTAATACATCAACCTATCAATGTATACTATAAAGATTATACTGAAGGACTAACCATAAATCAAAAAGATAAACTAATGGAAATTTTGTTACATAATTATGATTATGAATCACAAGATACTCCTTCATCACATGAtgatcatataaatataattgatgataaagaaaaaaacataCAAGCTATAATGAAAGACCAAGAAATACTgaataacaaaataaaagaagaattaaacaaatatattaaaagga atAAAAAGATGAATGTTAAATATGATCATAAAAGTAGagatgaaaatataaactCAAATAATAAGGACGAAGATATGAATAATACGAATACTTTTGATGTTAACACACAAATAGAAG tACCCATAAATTTAGTAAAGGAACCTATAGTTCTTATTAAAGTACCCACTATAGATTTATTTGATAAAATTAGG ATTGAAGAGGATATACTTAACCTCATGgatataaatgaagaagatctttttaattaa